In a genomic window of Chryseobacterium sp. G0162:
- a CDS encoding nucleoside permease, with protein MNLKLRLTILSFLQFFVWGAWLITMANFWFGTKHWEGTQFGAVFGTMGIASIFMPTITGIIADRWVNAERIFSVLHILYGAMLFILPHSADPNSFFSVMLVAMCFYMPTIALANSISYTILKNNNMDVVKDFPPIRVWGTIGFIVAMWITNLSGNKATEGQFYIGGAVAIFLGIYALTLPKCPPQKLIDKSSPLSEQLGLNAFKLFGNYKMALFFLFSMLLGAALQLTNAYGDVFLSEFAHFPKYADSFVVQRSTIIMSISQVSETLFILAIPFFLKKFGIKKVMLMSMLAWVLRFGFFAYGVPDGFGLSLIILSCIVYGMAFDFFNISGSLFVETTTDKNIRSSAQGLFMMMTNGFGAVFGSYIAGWAIDKFFTHKFTTATDLSAYLETTPDNPTFLEILKNSFNAAVNSDGTLSSVVMVKDWQQIWLSFAIYSLVLAIFFAVLFKHKHKPEDVSSVSH; from the coding sequence ATGAATTTAAAATTACGACTGACCATCCTCAGTTTTCTCCAGTTTTTTGTGTGGGGAGCATGGCTGATTACGATGGCGAACTTCTGGTTTGGTACTAAACATTGGGAAGGAACACAGTTTGGAGCTGTTTTCGGAACAATGGGAATTGCTTCTATTTTTATGCCAACCATTACTGGAATTATTGCTGACCGTTGGGTGAATGCCGAGCGTATATTTTCAGTATTACATATTCTTTACGGGGCTATGCTTTTCATATTGCCACACTCTGCGGATCCTAATTCCTTCTTTTCGGTGATGCTTGTTGCAATGTGTTTCTATATGCCTACTATTGCTTTGGCTAATTCAATTTCCTACACTATTCTAAAGAATAATAATATGGATGTAGTGAAAGATTTTCCGCCAATCCGAGTATGGGGTACTATTGGCTTTATTGTAGCCATGTGGATCACTAACCTTAGTGGAAACAAAGCAACAGAAGGACAATTTTATATTGGAGGAGCAGTAGCTATATTCTTAGGAATTTACGCCCTTACTTTACCAAAATGTCCACCACAAAAGCTGATTGATAAAAGTTCACCTTTATCAGAACAATTAGGTTTAAATGCCTTCAAGCTTTTTGGAAACTATAAAATGGCATTATTCTTCTTATTTTCCATGCTTTTGGGAGCGGCTCTTCAGTTAACAAATGCTTACGGAGATGTTTTCTTAAGTGAATTTGCTCACTTCCCGAAATACGCTGATTCATTTGTAGTACAAAGATCTACAATCATTATGTCTATTTCCCAGGTTTCTGAAACCCTGTTTATTTTGGCAATTCCTTTCTTTTTGAAGAAATTTGGGATCAAAAAAGTAATGTTGATGTCCATGCTGGCATGGGTTTTAAGATTCGGTTTCTTTGCTTATGGAGTGCCGGATGGTTTCGGTTTATCCTTAATTATTCTTTCATGTATTGTATACGGAATGGCCTTTGACTTCTTTAATATTTCAGGTTCCCTTTTCGTAGAGACTACGACAGATAAAAATATCCGTTCTTCCGCGCAGGGATTGTTTATGATGATGACCAATGGCTTTGGGGCTGTTTTTGGAAGTTATATCGCAGGATGGGCTATAGATAAGTTCTTTACCCATAAGTTTACAACAGCTACAGATTTATCTGCTTATTTGGAGACAACTCCTGATAACCCTACGTTTTTGGAGATTTTGAAAAACAGCTTCAATGCGGCAGTAAACTCTGATGGTACGCTTTCCTCTGTTGTTATGGTCAAAGACTGGCAGCAGATATGGTTATCATTTGCCATCTATTCATTGGTTCTTGCTATATTTTTTGCTGTATTATTCAAGCATAAACATAAGCCTGAAGATGTCTCTTCCGTGAGCCACTAA
- a CDS encoding acetyl-CoA C-acyltransferase, protein MKEVFIVSAVRTPMGSFMGSLSTVPATKLGATAVKGALDKIGLDPANVQEIYMGNVLQAGEGQAPARQVALGAGLSINTPSTTVNKVCASGMKAVTMAAQAIKAGDAEVIVAGGMENMSLVPHYYNARVATKLGDIKMQDGMVLDGLTDVYNKVHMGVCAEKCAADYSITREDQDNFAIESYKRSAKAWSEGKFNDEIVPVSIPQRKGEPVIFAEDEEYKAVNFDRITTLPTVFKKEEGTVTAANASTLNDGASALILVSKEKMEELGLKPLAKIVSYADAAQEPENFTTAPAKALPIALKKAGLEVSDIDFFEFNEAFSVVGLANNKILGLDASKVNVNGGAVALGHPLGSSGSRIIVTLINVLKQNNAKYGAAAICNGGGGASAIVIENI, encoded by the coding sequence ATGAAAGAAGTATTCATTGTTTCCGCAGTAAGAACACCTATGGGTAGTTTTATGGGTAGTTTATCAACAGTTCCGGCTACTAAATTAGGAGCTACTGCTGTAAAAGGAGCATTAGATAAAATTGGTTTAGATCCTGCTAATGTTCAGGAGATTTATATGGGGAATGTGCTACAGGCAGGAGAAGGACAAGCACCGGCTCGTCAGGTAGCTTTAGGAGCTGGTCTTTCTATTAATACTCCTTCCACTACTGTCAATAAAGTATGTGCTTCAGGGATGAAGGCTGTAACGATGGCTGCACAAGCAATCAAAGCTGGTGATGCAGAAGTAATTGTTGCAGGGGGTATGGAAAATATGTCTTTGGTTCCTCACTATTATAACGCAAGAGTAGCTACAAAGCTGGGAGATATTAAAATGCAGGATGGTATGGTGTTGGACGGTCTTACAGACGTATACAACAAAGTACATATGGGAGTATGCGCAGAAAAATGTGCAGCTGACTACAGCATTACAAGAGAAGATCAGGATAATTTCGCTATAGAATCTTATAAAAGATCTGCAAAAGCTTGGAGCGAAGGAAAATTCAACGATGAAATCGTACCGGTTTCTATTCCTCAGAGAAAAGGAGAGCCTGTAATCTTTGCTGAAGACGAAGAGTACAAAGCGGTAAATTTCGACAGAATTACAACACTTCCTACAGTTTTCAAAAAAGAAGAAGGAACGGTAACAGCAGCTAATGCATCTACATTGAATGATGGAGCTTCTGCACTAATTCTTGTTTCTAAAGAGAAAATGGAAGAATTAGGCTTAAAACCATTAGCAAAGATCGTTTCTTACGCTGATGCGGCACAAGAACCTGAAAACTTTACAACTGCTCCGGCTAAGGCATTACCTATTGCCCTTAAAAAAGCAGGATTAGAAGTATCAGATATTGATTTCTTTGAGTTTAATGAAGCTTTTTCAGTAGTAGGATTAGCTAACAATAAAATCTTAGGATTAGACGCTTCTAAAGTAAATGTAAACGGTGGAGCGGTAGCATTAGGACATCCACTTGGAAGTTCAGGTTCAAGAATCATTGTTACTTTGATCAACGTATTGAAGCAAAATAATGCGAAATACGGTGCTGCAGCAATCTGCAACGGCGGTGGTGGAGCTTCTGCAATCGTGATTGAAAATATCTAA
- a CDS encoding MFS transporter, translated as MSETENRQPNNIKNNPKIMKAWAVYDWANSVYSLVITSTIFPIYYSILTTAYEKKEYVTETKRWIDVPVRHAIKIFGNEYQPDAVYGYSLTISFFIVVLLSPFLSSLADTIGNKKSFLQFFCYLGATSCMGLAMFTGMHNVFLGLLFSITASVGFWGSLVFYNSFLPDIATPDRQDALSAKGYVYGYIGSVVLVVLCLVLIQVFAKGAAQQLLFTRISFLLTGAWWFGFSQYTFKHLPQFGDVKDKLPKDLVLLNYKNIFKKHEEQGGFFEVLKDNMSFYKDIAKESFHELFKVGGELFKDRNLKFFLSSFFFYSVGMQTIFLMATLFGKSEINLAQDKLIGTLLVIQIEAIIGAVIFSRLSKRIGNKNVISIAIFLWIVACLWAYFLNKENPTVEYQFYGVAAVVGLVMGGLQAMSRSTYSKLLPENSMENTTYFSFYDVLEKIAIIIGTFIFATLIEHFNNMRIAALSMTLFFGTGLILIRFLKVKMRKDRETL; from the coding sequence ATGTCTGAAACTGAGAATCGACAACCCAACAACATAAAGAATAATCCAAAGATTATGAAGGCCTGGGCAGTATACGACTGGGCAAACTCTGTGTATTCCCTGGTGATTACTTCCACCATTTTTCCCATTTATTACTCTATTCTTACCACAGCGTATGAGAAGAAGGAATATGTGACGGAAACAAAAAGATGGATTGATGTCCCGGTAAGGCACGCCATTAAAATTTTCGGAAACGAATACCAGCCGGATGCAGTATATGGATACTCACTAACAATATCATTCTTTATTGTTGTATTACTGTCTCCATTTTTATCTTCATTGGCGGATACTATTGGAAATAAAAAATCATTCCTGCAGTTTTTCTGTTATCTGGGAGCAACATCATGTATGGGATTAGCAATGTTTACGGGAATGCATAATGTATTTCTGGGGCTTTTATTCAGTATTACAGCGAGTGTTGGCTTCTGGGGGAGTTTGGTGTTTTATAACTCATTCCTTCCGGATATTGCAACACCGGACAGGCAAGATGCACTTTCTGCAAAAGGATATGTGTATGGATATATCGGCTCTGTGGTTTTAGTGGTATTATGTTTGGTGCTGATTCAGGTTTTTGCTAAAGGAGCAGCACAACAGCTGTTATTTACAAGAATAAGCTTCCTGTTGACTGGAGCATGGTGGTTTGGGTTTTCTCAATATACCTTCAAGCATCTTCCTCAATTTGGAGATGTTAAAGATAAACTTCCTAAAGATCTTGTGTTATTAAATTATAAAAATATCTTCAAAAAGCACGAAGAACAAGGCGGGTTCTTTGAAGTATTGAAAGATAACATGAGCTTTTACAAGGATATTGCCAAAGAAAGCTTTCATGAATTGTTTAAAGTAGGAGGCGAGCTATTCAAAGACAGAAATCTGAAGTTCTTCCTTTCAAGCTTCTTCTTCTACAGTGTTGGAATGCAGACGATTTTCCTTATGGCAACCTTATTTGGAAAAAGTGAAATCAATTTAGCACAGGATAAACTTATCGGAACTCTTTTGGTGATCCAGATTGAAGCTATTATCGGAGCCGTAATCTTCTCAAGATTATCCAAAAGAATAGGAAACAAAAACGTTATTTCAATTGCTATCTTCCTATGGATTGTAGCTTGTTTATGGGCTTATTTCTTAAATAAAGAAAATCCAACCGTAGAATATCAGTTCTATGGAGTAGCAGCAGTAGTAGGATTGGTAATGGGAGGTCTTCAGGCAATGTCCAGATCTACCTATTCAAAATTGCTTCCAGAAAATTCCATGGAAAATACAACGTATTTCAGTTTCTATGATGTATTGGAAAAGATTGCCATTATCATTGGTACATTTATTTTTGCCACGTTAATTGAGCATTTTAATAATATGCGAATTGCAGCCTTGTCTATGACCTTATTCTTCGGTACAGGATTGATATTGATCCGATTTCTGAAGGTAAAAATGAGAAAAGACAGAGAAACATTATAA
- a CDS encoding mevalonate kinase produces the protein MTNPLFYAKIILFGEYGMIEDSQGLVVPYSFYKGTLKFSDLASEFELNSNRHLQKYSDFLTTLDLSDDFTLDIESFKKDIADGLFFDSNIPQGYGVGSSGALVAAIFEKYSISKLNPDNISKDNLKKLKAVFGEMESYFHGKSSGMDPLICYMNLPILIENKENLDRVSIPEGQEGKGAIFLIDSGITGETGPMIQIFFEKMKTEGFRKTLKEEFIRYNNACIEAFLKKDMNPFFRNLKKLSHWAYEHFRPMIPESIFNIWKKGLDSNAYYLKLCGSGGGGYILGFTQDYEKAEKMLDGFQKEVIYRF, from the coding sequence ATGACCAACCCTTTATTTTATGCAAAAATAATCCTGTTTGGAGAATACGGAATGATTGAAGATTCCCAGGGGCTTGTAGTACCTTACAGCTTCTACAAAGGAACTTTAAAATTTTCAGACCTGGCTTCAGAATTTGAACTTAATTCAAACAGACATCTGCAGAAATACTCAGACTTTCTTACAACGCTTGATCTTTCTGATGATTTTACATTGGATATTGAAAGCTTCAAAAAAGATATTGCGGACGGACTTTTCTTTGATTCCAATATTCCACAGGGATATGGTGTAGGAAGTTCAGGTGCTTTAGTGGCAGCTATTTTTGAAAAATATTCGATTAGCAAACTGAACCCAGATAATATCTCAAAAGATAATCTTAAAAAACTAAAGGCGGTTTTTGGTGAAATGGAAAGTTATTTCCATGGGAAAAGTTCAGGAATGGATCCGTTGATCTGTTATATGAACCTGCCAATTCTCATCGAAAACAAAGAAAATTTAGACAGGGTATCAATTCCTGAAGGACAAGAAGGAAAAGGAGCTATTTTTCTGATCGATTCCGGAATTACAGGAGAAACAGGACCTATGATTCAGATCTTCTTTGAAAAAATGAAAACAGAAGGGTTCCGTAAAACATTGAAAGAAGAATTCATCCGTTACAACAATGCTTGTATAGAAGCTTTCCTTAAAAAAGACATGAATCCATTCTTCAGAAACCTTAAAAAGCTTTCTCACTGGGCGTATGAACATTTCCGTCCAATGATCCCTGAAAGCATTTTTAATATCTGGAAAAAAGGGCTGGATTCCAACGCTTATTACTTAAAACTCTGCGGAAGTGGTGGTGGTGGTTATATTTTAGGTTTTACTCAGGATTATGAGAAAGCTGAAAAAATGCTTGACGGCTTCCAAAAAGAAGTGATTTACAGATTTTAA
- a CDS encoding UbiA family prenyltransferase, giving the protein MNSEKETFQSKKYISKSLYYRFSQFVGFLLGARFFVAALLTFALYVSTFFLFNQEESFRNFVFDFKVHGIIFCTVLTILAGGIINQFYDLEKDHIVKPFRTRIQSFIKQRYFLYAYLGLSAISLGVAWMISHNVFIFFVVYQFFMWFYSHKLSRILILNNLTFVSLTLYPFFGMMVYYETFSKKVFLMAVFLFLILLCIDIVKDTLTRSVDKAFGYTTIPNYFKSRNTKIILISLLLITMGVSMKIIAKTGVSGFMAYYFAGGLFVMILCIYLFLNSTRKSNFLTLNILRLWVFVGIIAMLLNGIEHKL; this is encoded by the coding sequence ATGAATTCTGAAAAAGAAACTTTCCAATCCAAAAAATATATCTCAAAATCTTTATATTATAGATTTTCACAATTCGTGGGCTTTTTGCTCGGCGCTCGCTTTTTTGTTGCGGCACTCTTAACATTTGCCCTCTATGTTTCCACCTTTTTCCTGTTCAATCAGGAAGAATCTTTCAGAAATTTTGTCTTTGATTTTAAAGTACACGGTATTATTTTCTGTACCGTTCTGACAATTTTAGCAGGGGGAATTATCAATCAATTTTACGATCTGGAGAAAGATCATATTGTAAAGCCTTTCAGAACCAGAATCCAGAGCTTTATCAAACAGAGGTATTTTCTATATGCTTATCTGGGATTAAGTGCTATTTCATTAGGAGTTGCCTGGATGATTTCTCATAATGTTTTCATTTTTTTTGTGGTCTATCAGTTTTTTATGTGGTTTTACAGTCATAAATTAAGCAGAATATTAATACTGAATAACCTCACATTTGTAAGTCTTACCCTGTATCCGTTCTTCGGAATGATGGTGTATTACGAAACCTTTTCCAAAAAGGTTTTCCTGATGGCTGTTTTTCTTTTCCTGATTCTTTTATGTATTGATATTGTAAAAGATACCCTTACCAGAAGTGTAGACAAAGCTTTTGGATATACTACCATCCCTAATTATTTTAAAAGCCGAAATACAAAAATTATCCTCATTTCTCTACTCTTGATAACGATGGGGGTTTCGATGAAAATTATTGCCAAAACCGGAGTCTCAGGATTTATGGCTTACTATTTCGCAGGAGGTTTATTTGTAATGATTCTTTGTATTTACCTTTTTTTAAACTCAACTAGAAAGAGTAACTTTCTCACTCTTAATATCTTACGTCTATGGGTTTTTGTAGGAATTATAGCCATGCTTTTAAATGGAATTGAACATAAATTATAA
- a CDS encoding proline dehydrogenase family protein, whose translation MPIFNDTKVAFADKTDAQLRKAYWMFKMIEQPALTSLGTSVLNFTVHNNFPFVTGIVKSTLFAQFCGGETREESMKVVKQLFKRGVGSIFDYSIEGKEDEETFDAVCKEIKDIVRFSVGNPAIPFIVFKPTAFGRIDLYEAVGKGAELTTSQKEEWARVVKRFDEVCALCHENDKKVMVDAEETWMQDSADQLCEEMMEKYNQEKPIVWNTIQMYRTGRLEYIEANLQRAREKNYFIGYKIVRGAYMEKERARAAEKGYADPIQPTKEASDKNYNAGIDFVMNHLDKVSAFFGTHNEISSELIMDKMKAKSLENGNPHVYFGQLYGMSDNITFTLSDKGYNVAKYLPYGPVKDVVPYLTRRAQENTSVAGQTGRELGLIKKELERRKKQ comes from the coding sequence ATGCCCATTTTTAATGATACTAAAGTTGCATTTGCAGACAAGACAGATGCGCAGTTGAGAAAGGCTTACTGGATGTTTAAAATGATTGAACAGCCCGCTCTTACCAGCCTTGGAACATCCGTTCTTAATTTTACAGTACACAACAACTTTCCATTCGTTACCGGAATTGTAAAAAGCACTTTGTTTGCACAGTTCTGTGGAGGAGAAACCCGTGAAGAAAGTATGAAGGTTGTAAAACAGCTTTTCAAGAGAGGAGTTGGGAGTATTTTCGATTATTCCATTGAGGGAAAGGAAGATGAAGAAACTTTTGATGCAGTGTGTAAAGAGATCAAAGATATTGTAAGGTTTTCAGTAGGAAATCCGGCGATTCCTTTTATTGTATTCAAACCTACGGCATTCGGAAGAATTGATCTTTATGAAGCTGTTGGAAAGGGAGCAGAACTTACTACGAGTCAGAAGGAAGAATGGGCGAGAGTAGTCAAAAGATTTGATGAAGTGTGTGCTCTTTGTCATGAAAATGACAAAAAAGTGATGGTAGATGCCGAAGAAACCTGGATGCAGGACTCAGCAGATCAACTTTGTGAAGAGATGATGGAGAAATATAACCAGGAAAAACCTATCGTTTGGAACACCATCCAAATGTACAGAACGGGAAGACTGGAATATATTGAGGCTAACCTTCAGAGAGCAAGAGAGAAAAACTATTTTATCGGTTATAAGATCGTTCGTGGGGCTTATATGGAGAAGGAAAGAGCCAGAGCAGCAGAAAAAGGGTATGCTGATCCGATTCAGCCTACAAAGGAAGCTTCTGATAAGAACTATAATGCAGGAATTGATTTTGTGATGAATCACCTGGATAAAGTATCTGCATTCTTTGGAACGCATAACGAGATCTCTTCTGAATTGATTATGGACAAAATGAAAGCCAAATCTCTTGAAAATGGAAATCCACACGTTTATTTTGGACAGCTTTACGGTATGAGTGATAATATTACCTTCACCTTGTCTGATAAAGGCTATAATGTGGCTAAATATCTTCCATATGGACCTGTAAAGGATGTTGTTCCCTATCTTACAAGAAGAGCCCAGGAAAACACCTCTGTAGCCGGACAAACAGGAAGAGAACTTGGATTAATCAAAAAAGAGCTTGAAAGAAGAAAAAAACAATAA